The following proteins are encoded in a genomic region of Herminiimonas arsenicoxydans:
- a CDS encoding Putative RNA methyltransferase (Evidence 3 : Function proposed based on presence of conserved amino acid motif, structural feature or limited homology; Product type pe : putative enzyme) encodes MFHVVLVEPEIPPNTGNIIRLCANTGAQLHLVEPLGFPLDDAKMRRAGLDYHDYAQMKVHHDWQAFLDSFPADQPLNPARMFALTTHGSTPFAGLAFQPGDIFVFGSETKGLAPALRESFPPVQRIRLPMRPDNRSLNLSNTVAVVVYEAWRQNGFTGGQ; translated from the coding sequence AAATCCCGCCGAATACCGGCAATATCATCCGCCTGTGCGCCAATACAGGGGCGCAATTGCATCTGGTCGAACCATTGGGCTTTCCACTGGACGATGCCAAGATGCGCCGTGCCGGCCTCGACTATCACGATTATGCGCAAATGAAGGTGCACCACGACTGGCAGGCATTCCTCGACTCGTTTCCGGCCGATCAGCCCTTGAACCCGGCGCGCATGTTTGCGCTGACCACGCATGGCTCCACGCCTTTTGCCGGGCTGGCATTTCAGCCCGGCGATATCTTTGTGTTCGGCTCAGAAACAAAGGGACTGGCTCCGGCACTGCGCGAATCTTTTCCGCCAGTGCAGCGCATACGCCTGCCGATGCGACCGGACAATCGCAGCCTGAACCTGTCAAATACCGTCGCCGTGGTGGTCTATGAAGCATGGCGGCAAAATGGTTTTACCGGCGGACAGTAA
- a CDS encoding Conserved hypothetical protein (Evidence 4 : Homologs of previously reported genes of unknown function), with amino-acid sequence MNLRSPSLATLALLLSSAALAHDYRAGDIRIDHPYARATVAGQTSGSAYFTMENTGRQGDALIAVQSPAAKSAEIHTMSMTADHVMRMREVDSIELKAQETVKMLPGEGYHIMLIGLTAPLKAGDKLPLALTFRKAGKANVTVAVEAGKAGAAEAKPNEHHQH; translated from the coding sequence ATGAATTTACGCTCACCTTCTCTCGCGACTTTGGCGCTGCTGCTGAGTTCCGCTGCACTTGCCCATGATTATCGCGCGGGCGATATTCGCATCGACCATCCTTATGCGCGCGCCACGGTTGCCGGCCAAACCAGCGGCAGCGCGTATTTCACAATGGAAAATACCGGCAGGCAAGGCGATGCCTTGATTGCTGTGCAATCGCCGGCCGCCAAATCAGCGGAAATTCATACCATGTCGATGACCGCCGATCACGTGATGCGCATGCGCGAAGTGGACAGCATCGAGTTGAAAGCGCAGGAAACAGTGAAAATGCTGCCGGGCGAGGGTTATCACATCATGCTGATCGGCTTGACGGCCCCGCTCAAAGCCGGAGACAAGCTGCCGCTGGCGCTGACGTTCAGGAAGGCAGGGAAAGCAAACGTTACCGTCGCGGTGGAAGCCGGCAAGGCCGGAGCGGCTGAAGCAAAGCCCAATGAGCATCACCAGCACTGA